ACCACAGAACATGTCTTTTACTGTAAGGTTAGTCTGAATAGTCTGTGGGTTTATTTTTCACGAAGTTGATTATGGTTTGATTCTTAGATTCAGGGCatgagagtaattttttgtgaatttcatAGTTCTGGCGTGGATGACCTATGTTTGACCGGAGAGGAGATTAtttgaggtgcacgtaagctggtcCAGACAACTCCAActattgaaaaaacaaaaactaagcaTGTCTTTTTAAAATAAGACACCAAAATGTAACACCCTTCGTTTGACCAATAGAAGAGACAGATTGTGAAGTTAAATGAGAATTGAAGATTGGGGGAATACATGTGCCGACTTGTATACCACTTGGCAACAAGAAGCTTCTTTGGGTGTTCGTGGTTCAACAAAACTAGACTGGCTAGCTGTATGTGGTTCGAGCCCATTTTGTCTCAATGTAGATGGCTCTTGGGGATGATTGCCATCTCTTGTGGGCTCTACTCTACCAAAGACAAACATAAAAAAGGTCCCTTTGAGGTGCATGTGCATATATATAGCTCATGCCCGAAATGCTATGATTAGAAACACCAGGCTCCATTCTTGAGTGTAAATAACAATGAAAACAAAGTTGTGTAGTGGACTTGTTGGCTTGCAGCTCACCTCCTAATAATAATCAAATAGATATTTTTAAGCGCATGTCGACTAATCGTAGGGGCcaattaggcctgtcaatggaccggatttaatccggatccgatccgaaaaatccgatctgGATTCGATaaagtcgatccgataatccggtaattcaatacggatccggatcggatccgatTAAAttcgttatcaatccgaatccgaactttatttttttaaatttttaaaattttttttttgaaaaaaaaaatgtttaagaagttgtatttttattttttattttttttatatttatttatttttttcggaaaatatttttttttgaaaaaaaaaaaatatttttttttgaattttttttttttttggctaaaatttttgaagtaaaaaaagttttcggatcggatccggatttttcggattcggatccggattaccactatcgaatttgagtcttatcggatccggatcggattgggtcttatcggatccggatccggatctatcggattcggatcggatctggtccattgacaggcctagagCCAATACCGTTGCACACTTGCGGGGGTACCAATTAAAGTCACAGCAAAATTCTATATGAACTACCCTGaaaggagttgataacacctGATAGGAGCGAACCCCTGAATCTCtgagggcgtgtttgattgcagatttcgttttagggggattcgtaatgaggtgggattaggattgggattgagaatgaggtgggattattaatgaggggaTAAATCATTTACTCATGTTTGCTTTGCACAtaattaggattgggattgaaattgagaatgaggtgggattgtaaataacatgtttgttttggctaggattaggattgagattgggATTGAGGTGGATTTTTAAACTGAttttgctcaatcccatggggatgggattcGTAATAACACCCCCCCATGGGTTGACTAATCCCATTAAATGGGTGGATTGGTATTCCCATGGGATTTGTAATCCATGGGATAAAAATCCAATCAAACACACTTCTTGCACTACACTTCACTTTCGGAGTCCCATCCCAAGCCCCAATCCggctatcaaacacgccctcaAGTCTTGATTACTTAGGCCAACTCAGTGGGATCAACGTTATACTTGTAATGCCGATAAACAAAGAGAGGTTATATTTGTgactttttatcattttatgtGACACCATGAACTATTATTTATGGGACAGATGCGTGTAATATGGGCCCTTGATATGTATTATGTGAACATTGATTGATCTAAGTGTGGACAGAGAACGGCAccctcaacttttttttttttgacaaaaaaaaacttcttttttttaatctatataatataataaaacATGCTAGTAATTTTTGGTAGATaacaaataagtaaattaattaTAATAACTTGCGCTCTCAAATTATAAGAGTTTTCATTCTTAAGTGGAGGCATATATGGTAAGAACTTGCCCCGTAATGTTGGAATCTTGGATCCCTGTTTGAGCGAAACACACTTATGaggtaaaataattttgtcaaatGTATCGTTTTCGGATTTTGTTTAGTATTAGGAGAAATTAGTAAGTGAATAAAACCAACTGGCATTTCGCGGAGAGTAACACCATCAGAATTACTAAATAAGAACCGTTTGATTATTAGTAGTCGTATAATCTCTCTGGACTACAAGTCTTCTACAGTATTTTCTTactaccttcttaaaaaataagcagcttatttcacatttttaaactcaaaaataatataaatgaaaaataattttttaattttttttgcaccatattaaagatcttgatgagatttattaaacaagatccatattgatagaaaaattatttgcgtaaacaaattattttttagcctgaaattgcctttttaaaaaataagtacttattttacgttccggaacggaCCCTAAGAAGAAATTAACAGTTTACATCCTGGGGTAGGTATTTTCACCCATATTGAGTCCTCATGGATCAAATAAAAGATGCACAACACTACAACAAACAGAGTAGAAAGGATAAACATGAAAAACTCCAGCTGAAAAATTGGTTTGTTCCGCACATTTGTTTGCCTCCCGGTATATGTGCTTGATAAGTGATAACCAAGCTGTGCTTGAGCCCAAATTTCCGGCATAATGCTGGAAGTCGCTCTCATTTCCCGGTGAAAACCTCCAATCCATCTACCCTCCTCATGGTCCCGAGTAAGATCACCCGTGCTAGCTCTTCCCGTGACGAGATCCACCGATCCATTATTGAGTTCAAAAACATCCTCTGATGGGGCCGGCCGGGCTTGCATCCAACTAGAATtaatgttgttttctttttgctgTTGTTATTATGGACAGAAAAATACAGCTCCACTGCTTTTTGGGCCTTTGGCCATAATGTGATTAGCAAAAGAGCAATGCTAGAGGACTCCGAAAAGTTACCCCGAAAATAGCCCCCAAAAGAGAAAATTCACTTGAATGTTTGGGTTCCAcgtatcaaagtgaatctcaatcaTTAATTTCACTTTTGAGGACATTTTGGTTTCCAAAAAGTATTTTGTCCCGGTGGGTTCAAATGTGCCAACAAGCAAACAGGAAGATGGCTCTCTATTCTATTCTCTTCCATGCTCGGCTGAGTTTGTTTCATTTGTGCGGTTCCTTATCGACTTAGGCATCGAAGGACATTCTAGTCAAATCTCACTGGTCGGCTTGCCTCTGGTTCCTATTTTGTAGGCATAACAACCTGATTTCATCTAGCATGGTTAATTGAGTTTAAGTTCTGTTCGGATGAACCGGAAAAGATGGCTTTTCCGTCACCATCCATTGTGGACCCTACCAAGCGTCTACTgcagtaatctgaaccgttcatcttgtaggaccCACAAAGTAACATATCCACGCAAAAAAATTAGCCTGATTGGACATCAATAGCTATAtcaaaagttgatttttgatttttaaaacaGACGGCCAGATTCTATAAcaaattttttaagttaaattgtTCATAACCGtttgttttataaattaaaatttaatttttgatatagttATTGATGTCTtatgaagctaattttttgcatgggTATACTATTTTGCgagccctacaagatgaacggttcagattataacaACTAATGCATGATGAAGCCCACAATGGGCGGCAGAAACCATGGAGTTTCCACCTCATCCAGAAAGAATTTAATTCCCTAAATGGCGTAGTTTAAGCGTTtatcccttctctctctctttttaaaaaaaaaaaccttttagaTGCACAAAATCTAGCCACCTATAAACCAATAAGAGGATGGAACATtttagggagaatttttgagaGGTCCACTAAGCATGTTTTTAATCTcactagtccacttctaaagttCTTAATCCATcgagtccactaataatttcaaTGACAAAACTACCctatgtaaaaaaaacaaaggctttgtttggctaccacaaaaaaaaaaaaaaaaatttttttcaaacttaTTGCAACCACGtaactaccaccaccaccaccaccaccaccccaacATATTACAATTAGACCAATTTTTaatgagtactgctatgggtaccgtcggtacccatagggaaaatgcaccgacggccaccggacggccgtctccggtcaccggacggccgatccgagccgtccaaaaattttaaaaaataaaaccgaggggccctacgcgagaatcaatggcatccgaggtgtgtagggtacttgatccgagtatccctttttcgtgtatatttagggcccctcggttttattttttaaaatttttggacggctcggatcggccgtccggtgaccggagacggccgtccggtggccgtcggtgcattttccctatgggtaccgtcggtaccagtAGGATTTCTGATTTTTAATACATTTTAACCTCCCTATTCATTCACTTAAATTGTACAGTGACATACATTGAAAAGGAAAGGGGTAGTACACAACCTCCCCTGGTCGTAAAACAACTAAAGCATGTAAATGGCGTGAATGCCCGTTTGCAAGTCAATAAACATGACTAACGATAGGCCGAATATTTCAAATCTTGGTGTCATTGAACGGTTTGCTCAGTCGTTAACTTTAGAGTCTTGAAATTAATTGAGATATGCGCAAGCTGACCCGAATAtacggttataaaaaaaaagaacaacatGACTAACGATCAATCACTCTACAACACTGCCTAAAGTAATGTTTTTAATTAAGACACAAACGGAGTCATTTGGACTTTATTTGAGTACCGGCCCAGTACTCTCAACAAGCTAATTGCTTCTCTTTCTGTTCCTATTTTGAGAGGGTTAGTTAAGATCAAATTTGAACCTCACAAATCCAGAGAATATTCTGCGTCTAAACTGTCATTGGTAAACCAGAAATTTacgtaaaccaaacaaaatgctTCCTATATAATACTGCAAGAGATCAAATTCTCTCTTTACAATTTACCCTCTCTCTATCGCCCTGCATTTTGCAGGGCAATCAAAGCGTAACTAAGGGGCCCATTATCTCCCATCGTTTTTCACCTGATGGAAGATAAATCAATCGATGCAGCCATCGCTACCAAAGTAGTCCCAACCGTCCCCCCCACCGCAACAAATGGCAAGAAAACTCCTACGGAAGGAGAAAAGGCGAGGAACAAGAGAGGCGGATTCACCTTCATAAAGGCGGCAATGTTCATGGTGCGCCGTGGGCCAAGTGGAAAATCCAAGCCACCAGTGGCCTCAAATGACAAGTTGATGAAACTTGTGGGATCAATGCGCCCCTTGCACCTGCAGGACAACCAGTCGCCGCCACCATCCATTGGCAAACAATCCGAGGAAATGATATCCACACCTTTGTCATCACCAGATCggccctcctcctcctccagctCTGTCGATAGCATGAGTCAGTATGGTTCCGCCACCAACCTCCAGGCTCTTGATAAGGGAGGGGTCATGAGATCATATGCTTCATCACCGAATCTCCAAGGGCTTGTGGTATGTTACTATGAATTGATGACAAGAACTAACATCATTGAACCTATGCGTAATTATCTCTCAATACTATTTTTGTCAATAAATCTATTAATATTTGAACAGAATATGATAATGCCATAAATATTTTTACCAATATCGAAATTCAGTGTGTTATAGCCTTGTATCATGCATATAGTACAAATCTGGCATTAAAATttaaacagttttgacattatgtATATATAGCCTAGTTGAATTTTTACATATTTAATCAATTAGCCCATTATTTTATGGATGCATACATGGTCTAATTTTCTTGATGCCCCTGGGACAAATATTGTTCAGGAAGTTGACAAGGGATCAGAGTCATCAGAGAGCCGATATGCttcttcaacaaatctccaGAGATCATCCCGTTATGCTTCGGCAAAGGACCTTCTCGAACTTGAATTGAAAGGTGATGATAGTGGCGACGATGACGATGAAAATGATGAGGATTCGGATAATAATAATAACGGGGGAGACGAAATGATCGATGCCAAGGCCGACGAGTTCATTGCCAAGTTTTACAATCAAATGAAGCTTCAGCACATGCATTCATTCTAACGTTAAGCAAATCCGGCCAGTGAGGGTACATATAATTGGGATGTGCATTTTTTTATGCATGCTCTCTTCAAAGACCGTAATGATGAATACgtattattatgaaaaactaaaatttagtGGACGGATGGATgcaggaggaggaagaagatcgaagaaagaaagaaaaaaaaaaaaaaggggttgtTGTGTTGGTGTTATTTTCAACAATAAACTTCgaattatcttttatttttctactGTCGCGCTGGATCGGATGTACTAATATTTATGCAAACGcatttttttagtctttttgttggggctttttttttccctcaatttagtttttttttttttttgtggtcttTTTTTGAGTATATTCTGTTATGGAACAAAGATGAAAGAGATTATGAAATTGTTCCTGATagttcttttttgtatttagtTTATTTGACaattatttgtctttttttaggAATTATTCGTCTTGGAGATTAAACTAATGTTTCATTGCAAGGTGGCTTTAACATTTTAATTCGATCCCATTCACCACCTACAGCAATAAAGAAACAGAAAGTCGATAATAAAAAAACGTGAGCCAACATGTCTTAGGcattaatggttttttttttttccgggcaaacgaaacattttatatAACTCAAAAAGGATACATCGAAGGAAAAAACAGGAAAGCATAAAAGAGCTTAACTGCGcaaaagaaaatagaacacTCACTAACCATGTTAATATGGTGAAACCTAACATTTGGATACAACCAATAACATTGAGGGTAGCATTTCCCCTCATTAATTAAGAGAGGGCGAACAAAATTGGACTTTGATTGAACGAAATTCATTGAGGGAGAACAAGATTAGAATGAACCATGGAAATGGATCCGAATCCTTTGTCGACTCCAGGGAAATGACCAGAACCTTATCTATCTTGATTTCCTAAGTTTTGGTTCGCAAATTTCCTTTTTTGGTGTTTCTCTTCTTTGGTTATCGCCCCTCGAAATGTTACACGATCAACAATTGCAATATACTATTTCTTAGTTCAAACGAAAAAGAAACATTGATAAGGACATAGAAATCCAAATAAAGATCTCATTCGTTTTAGAAGATTATTGAAAGGAAAACATCCTTAATTAGTTCGCCAACCATTCGAGCAACATTCATAATTTTCCTAATAATTGTAAAGAGAAATTAGAGATTTGACATTTCTTGGTTTTGTTCTTTACTCGCAGATCATGTATAGGAAGAATAATTATCTTTGCTAGaacaaaattttgagaaaaagtgATATAGGAAGAGTAATGATCCACAAAACCACCAAAGGTTCTCTTCCTTTTTACTTTGTTTATGTACGTACATGGTTCCACTTTGTCTATTGATGAATATCAAAATGTTACACACAGACAAGGTCTCACGTGCATCGGATGACTATAAAGCCATCCGATACACGTGAGACCCACAATATTTGAATGCTACGAAAGTATATGTGATCGgtatgtgtgtatgtattaCTGCAAATTGAATATTGATGGGATCAATTAAAGATCGATATGTTTGTAGAGCTCGAATTCTCAACTTCCCCACGAGGAGGTAATTAGGAAAATTTTCATATTAGCACCTAACCTTTCACGCAAATCACATATGAACACTTAACCTTAACGAAACATCACATAATACCTGACCCattaaaaaattcatcaattaaACCCCTACCGTTAACCTCCGTCCAAAAACTAAAGGAAaacatatttctctctccaattttgctaCCCACACgaacttttttttcacatattttgcacaaattttttgtggggtccatttTTGGGTCCCATACAAATTATCTGATCTGTTCACtaattccaaaatattttttcaagtgaTCTTGCAAAAAATTTAGCTCCATAAAATAAATGTAAGTGTATGATTCAATCGtacaacttttcattcataattctggattaaaattttgaataaaaagttttAAGATTGGATTAAACACTTACATTTACCctgttgagctgattttttcatAAGGTcacgcaaaaaatattttaaaactaatgAAATGATCAGATCATTTTTATGGACccaaaagtgggccccacaaaaaatctatatAGTACTAATTTGTGTGGGTACATTGGGCAGTGTTAGTTGCTCcggcaaaaaataaattgaaaaaaaacaactcaacACTATGCGGGAAAGGAAAAACGGAAAATAATAGCGCAGAAGAAGAGATTTgtaatgcaaatttttttgtgggAACCCGGCCAAAAGTGAACTGATCCGTTCattaatctttatttttttttgcatgaccctataaaaaatcaactctacAGAGTAAATGTAAGTGTTAGATCaaatcttacaacttttcatGCATAATTTTAATCCGAAATTCTGAAtaaaaagttatacgattggatcatacacttacatttatctgatggagctgattttttgcaaggattctcaaaaaaatatttttgacataATCAATGGATCGGATAATATGTGTGGGACCCAaaaaatgggccccacaaaaaaatgtgCAAAATCTGTGACAAAAAGTCGGTGGGGGTagcaaaattgaagagaaaaacatGTTTTCCGTTTGTTTTTTGGACGGAGATTGCCGGTAGGGGTTTAATTGATGAGTTGTTTAATACATCAGGTGTTTATGTGATATTTTGTGAAGGTCAAGTATCTATGTGTAATTTGTGTGAAAGGTGAGGtgttaatatgaaattttccTAGATAATTATACACTCCCGAACTATAGTATAATTTCACTTTGGGGCACCTTCTCGACTTCAAAAGCCCCATTGAAATTCTTGCCCCTCACCTAGCAATTTAGCAACTACTAGTAATCGTGTCGGACTGTCGGTGTAATACTACTTCCACCGTCACAAATTTTCATGTTACTCAAACACGCTAATTAATCATGTTTAGATTCACTCATGCTCATATGAGcatcaaacaaaattttcctGTGTTTATTACTATAAACATGCCAAAAGGACCGGtccaagtttttttgtttgttttggtaacGGAGTAACAACCCCACAGCCAGGCCACTATATAAATTCGACTGTGCAATCTAAACCTCCGGAGGAGCTGACATTGTCACACCAGTCTCGGCCCCCTACTTACTTCAGGATACTCACACGGTTGGAAATCGAATCCCAGATCTTACGGAGTATTCCTAAAGCCTGGGCATCCGCCCGAACCACTGGGACAACTCCTGAATGTGTGACCAGTCCAAGTTTACTTGGTCATTCAatccaaaaacagaaaaggaagTTGAATTGGTTATCCCCTGCAGAGTCTGCGCATTATTCACAATGCAAAAACTTGAGGGTCAGTCCTAAATCTGAGGGAAGTTTAATAGTTTCTCCTCAGGTTTGAATCTCGTACCGTACCAGCAACTACACCTATAATTTTGTTTCGGCTCAAATACCAGGACAATCAATATCGAACATTACcggattatttttaaatttatttttctctcccgGTATTGGTCAACACcaaactatttttaattttttttaattaatgtaTACTCATATTATACTAAATTCTTTGATGTGGGACAATAATACAAGTACCGATAAATTCGAACAGTAGTCAACATCTCATTTTGGCACCGTTACGGTACTGGTAGGAAAACTTTTACTCTAGCCGGTACGATATTCAGAAACTTTTCTCCCCCTTTGATGAGAACTTATTCAACTGAAAAGAAATCAGAGAGGTTGCATATGATTAATCATGCAGTTAATGAATATTTCaactccaactcaaaaccaaccGGAAAAAAATCGAACTGGAAACAGAGGTATCTCTCCTACGTtccccaaaccaaaccaaaccaacccacccTCAATCCTGATTGTTGACCAAACAACAATTTCagctcattttttttgctatgcAACAATTAAAATGGTTGGTTAAACCATAACCaccaaagaaaattaatttcaaaaaagaagaagaagaagaagaagaagaagaagaagaagaagaagaaacaattcCCGCGATTTCTGTTTTCCTTCTCtatagaagagaagagagacTAGAAGCCATGGACCATCTGAGAGCACTTGTTCTTGATCCAACGCATCCCATTCCTGATTGAAGCCTTAACCTTCCCTTCAATGGCATACGATTTATACCTTGCTACTCTCTTCCGTCTCTTCATCTCACCATCCGTGAATCCCCACGGCTTCGTCGCCACCGCTGCCGTGCTATAACTCAACCGAGTCACCCGAAGCGGTACCGGAGGCGGTTCGGACTGACTCGGTGCGTACATTTGGTACGCGTTGAAGTTCTTCCCGCTCACAACCTCCAGCCGCCGTTGGCCGCCGCTGTACCCGAAACTTGGtctggattcttccataaaCTTCCGGAGCGAGGGCAAGAGAAAAATACCAACACAATTGAGGTAAGGGTTTGTGATTGGAGCTCAGTAGTATTTATTTCCAGATTATCCAACGAAGTAGGAGGGAGTAGTAGTATATGTAGGTGTCTGTAAAGTACACCTAGGCTAGGAGGAGCAAACTAAAATAGTGGTGACAGCTCGCCCCAGTACTTCCGCTGGAACGCTGCGCCATGATGGTGGTCTCAGCACTCGATTCTACTTTTCcattgagtattttttttgggggaagTTTCAAAGTAGGGGAAGTAGGGCATGCATGGAATCAATTGAAAACCTTACAATATTAATGTAACCTATTCATGAAAGctcatatttatttgtaataGAAATTTGTTTAAGATTGGCTTATTAAATGTACAAATCAagtttgtacatttttttgaaactcgttaagaTTTCAAACTAAGGTTGAAGAAGATGCTACTTAATTAACTCGTTCAACTGATAATGTATGAAAAATTCGAACTACTCGAAATGTTCGTGTTTGACTAGATTAAAGCTCTACACACATGCTACAAAGGTTGTGACAGAGGGTCACGATTCGGCGAGGGTTTAACTCAAAAAACTAGCCGTCCTCGTTCGGATTGCAGGATGCAACGTACGCCTGCATGAAGCCGGAATCGCTAATACTTGCTGGTCATCCATACGGCAGGGAATTCATTCCCGGGCCTTGTAAACATTGCTCGTCAGAATATGGGAGCTGGCCATGCCCAAAGTCATTACCCTCATCGTCGGTCGTAGGGGGATGCTGAAGTCATTAATTACAAAATCATCTCATCTCATAAAAAAGTTAAgctcaaaaatatttttgaagctcgttaagtgTTCAATTTGAGCTTAATCAACCACCAACTTGACTCATTTATCACTCCTTGTTTTAGGCGCCTCCACTGTCTGAcatgtaaaaaattaaagagGTGTTCGGGAGCTACTTTTTTTCATACTCATTTCCCTAACTTAACTCCTAaatttttgtacatatatagTTTAAAACGCCTATTAATCAAAACTGGCTACAATGAGCTCCTGAGGACTGACAAGATGATGCATGGTACACAGCAAACCACCAAAGATCAAGAGATGCCCAACCCTAAAATCCTGTTTAAATTTTTCTAGTTTGTTTTACTATTACCATGAATCATATGATTCAATTTCTACTGACTTTAAATTTCCACTAATGTTTGACAACCACAATGTTGCCAATTTCTGATTCTATGCagtaattaaagaaaaaaaaactcaccctTGAAGTGAGCATTTGATAGGAGGAGACTGTAGAGAGAGGACCAGGGTCAAGCCTTTCGAGATGTTGATCGATATTGTAATCCTAGTCCTAGAACAAAGGCAAAACAAAACTAGCCTTGACAAAATTGATCAGGGGATTAGCGACCTCGAGTCCCGTAATGAACATCTATCTATATATCTAAAAGTCAAAGTCTAATTACTCCTATTTGTTTCCTATCCTAGAAAACAAAGCATTGCTTGCCTTATTCGGTCAtgggtttggaaaatttttggatttggtttttgagtaatgaatgaggagagaaaataagataataattgagGATATGTGTAATAAGTAGAGAAA
The sequence above is a segment of the Rhododendron vialii isolate Sample 1 chromosome 13a, ASM3025357v1 genome. Coding sequences within it:
- the LOC131315030 gene encoding uncharacterized protein LOC131315030, whose amino-acid sequence is MEDKSIDAAIATKVVPTVPPTATNGKKTPTEGEKARNKRGGFTFIKAAMFMVRRGPSGKSKPPVASNDKLMKLVGSMRPLHLQDNQSPPPSIGKQSEEMISTPLSSPDRPSSSSSSVDSMSQYGSATNLQALDKGGVMRSYASSPNLQGLVEVDKGSESSESRYASSTNLQRSSRYASAKDLLELELKGDDSGDDDDENDEDSDNNNNGGDEMIDAKADEFIAKFYNQMKLQHMHSF